In Colletotrichum higginsianum IMI 349063 chromosome 1, whole genome shotgun sequence, one genomic interval encodes:
- a CDS encoding Thioesterase superfamily protein, whose amino-acid sequence MALCNCASPRLTAIGPLPPGQFSTLPPSCRSRAVKFGAFGLLFASLGFATAATPLVPGLLDVTRYRSDEDSLRAFVPEDDEAREVDDFINRHPLAAEMRQNPDMIESRPHMRLPEALRRHNLTGGALLGPGRITVPPVCWTEKGGKSFVSISHLGTDMCGHPGIVHGGLLATMLDEGLARCCFGALPHNVGVTARLEINYKKPVQAGTYVVMRARTMRVEGRKAWVEGHLETLAANGEEPVILAQASALFVSPRFAMVMAKLNATS is encoded by the exons ATGGCGCTCTGCAACTGTGCAAGCCCACGCCTTACAGCCATCggcccgctgccgccagGCCAGTTTTCGACGTTACCACCCAGTTGTAGGTCCAG AGCCGTCAAATTTGGCGCGTTTGGGCTGCTCTTTGCCAGCCTGGGATTCGCCACGGCAGCAACTCCTCTCGTGCCTGGACTCCTTGATGTGACACGATATCGGTCTGACGAGGATAGTCTGCGCGCTTTTGTTCcggaggatgacgaggctCGAGAAGTCGACGACTTCATCAACCGTCACCCCCTTGCGGCGGAGATGCGGCAGAACCCTGACATGATAGAGTCTCGTCCTCATATGAGGCTCCCTGAAGCACTGCGGCGTCACAACCTCACGGGTGGCGCGCTCCTGGGGCCCGGTCGCATTACGGTGCCCCCTGTCTGCTGGACCGAGAAGGGTGGCAAGTCATTCGTGTCCATCTCCCACCTTGGCACAGATATGTGTGGCCATCCTGGTATCGTTCATGGTGGACTACTAGCTACCATGCTAgacgagggcctcgcgcGGTGCTGTTTTGGTGCGCTTCCGCATAACGTGGGTGTCACAGCCAGACTGGAAATTAACTATAAGAAACCGGTGCAGGCGGGCACTTACGTTGTCATGCGGGCGCGGACAATGAGGGTTGAGGGGCGCAAGGCGTGGGTCGAGGGTCACTTGGAAACGCTGGCGGCGAACGGAGAGGAGCCCGTGATTCTGGCGCAGGCTTCTGCACTGTTTGTCTCTCCTAGGTTTGCAATG GTCATGGCGAAACTTAACGCGACTTCCTGA
- a CDS encoding CBF/Mak21 family protein: MAKSKRQSAGTTSQPERLNDQSLSSLTAKIEKNLSNPSKVDDSKKNKKRKHASDEPSTSHHQRKKQAHARENPTHDGKAAQTKPKGKKGGPLTRDDLLEEIRALGGDEEDLKLIGDVDSDQEETAGEAASISNDPVDGKLQNELAAFAAQLGLQQYHEEATASDLNGDDNVDEDNDQLDEDEPIAEFETANSFTNQLPAQEPTRKDAKDAPKKQFIFEPRSDWHGAELSQLPEPTSAEVDGSLGTVNALKTHALALLEADALAYTKSVLASSSRKFLSTIMSSGTLSDKVSALTLAIQESPLHNVKAFESLLGLAAKRSRAQAIGALGALVDLLGPGLVLPPNRRLRTFQTQPGLIGTLQRSPVRSWNSSQPLPGRLTEAHLVQWAYEDWLKTSYFRVIQLLEVWCNDEIEYSRTRSLDFVYGLLKDKPEQETNLLRLLVNKLGDKDRKIASRVSYLLLQLQNTHPGMKQVVIKGIEQEVLLRPGQTFRAKYHATNTLNQTILSNREVGTAEALLRIYFDIFVTLLNSSALGKASNEGQQEQVASGKESSVTTETADKLVTAVLTGINRAVPFVAAHDPILETQMDTLFRIAHSTNFNTSIQALILIQQISVSRQLESDRFYRTLYESLLDPRLANSSKQALYLNLLLRSLKADVDTRRIKAFAKRMLQILNMHQPAFACGLLYVVFQLRVQFPDLRALLEEPEDNDVEETAGSPVDQEQTKSVSRGTLYDGRKRNPEHSNAQNSCLWEIVPPLTHFHPSVSLLATSLFSDDKQMAKPDLESHSLIRFLDKFVYRSPKVAEAARGASIMQPVRNPDSGSIWLAKRTGSAAAAPINTPNFWNKKIEQVAAEDIFFHEYFKQAGKKNEAGKKEAKPLASVPDEPEDDAEEDEIWKALTASHPDGPIDSDESDLDMDGFDDSDDDSDGGVVFSDGSGAELSDGGEVNEDVEGFEDEEDDDDDSDEMGHGGEASELAALPEETKEASEKSKRAGRSSKRKLKDLPMFASADDYAELLAQEEDI; the protein is encoded by the exons ATGGCTAAGTCCAAACGACAGTCCGCTGGCACAACTTCTCAGCCAGAACGGTTGAACGATCAGTCGCTGTCGAGCTTAACAGCCAAGATCGAAAAAAATTTGAGCAACCCCTCCAAAGTTGACGACtccaagaagaacaagaaaagaaaacacGCCTCCGACGAACCCTCGACGAGCCATCACCAACGAAAGAAGCAAGCCCACGCGCGTGAGAACCCAACACACGACGGCAAAGCAGCGCAGACCAAGCCAAAGGGCAAAAAGGGTGGCCCCCTCACTCGAGACGACCTCCTGGAAGAAATTCGTGCcctgggcggcgatgaggaagatCTGAAGCTTATCGGAGATGTCGATTCTGACCAGGAGGAAACCGCTGGCGAGGCTGCCTCGATCTCTAACGACCCTGTCGACGGGAAGCTCCAAAACGAACTCGCTGCTTTCGCCGCTCAGCTCGGCCTCCAGCAGTACCACGAGGAAGCCACTGCCAGTGACCTCAACGGGGACGACAACGTTGACGAAGACAATGaccagctcgacgaggacgagccaATTGCCGAGTTCGAGACCGCCAACAGCTTCACCAATCAATTGCCCGCTCAAGAACCTACCCGCAAAGATGCCAAGGATGCGCCCAAGAAGCAGTTC ATATTTGAGCCTCGCTCTGATTGGCACGGCGCCGAACTGAGCCAGCTTCCTGAGCCAACCTCTGCCGAAGTAGACGGTAGCCTCGGTACTGTCAACGCGCTTAAAACACATGCATTGGCCCTCCTGGAGGCAGACGCGTTGGCGTATACCAAGAGCGTTCTAGCATCATCCTCCCGAAAGTTCTTGTCCACTATCATGTCCTCGGGAACCCTGTCCGATAAAGTGTCGGCACTCACCCTGGCCATCCAAGAGTCGCCTTTGCACAATGTTAAGGCCTTCGAATCGCTATTGGGACTCGCAGCCAAAAGGAGCCGTGCTCAGGCGATTGGAGCGCTGGGCGCGCTTGTCGATCTTCTCGGACCCGGCCTCGTCCTGCCTCCAAACAGAAGGTTGCGGACGTTCCAGACCCAGCCAGGTTTGATCGGAACACTGCAAAGATCGCCAGTCAGAAGCTGGAATTCCAGCCAGCCCCTTCCCGGTCGTCTGACGGAAGCGCATCTCGTTCAATGGGCATACGAAGATTGGCTGAAGACATCATATTTCAGGGTCATTCAGCTTCTCGAAGTATGGTGCAATGACGAGATTGAATACTCTCGCACTCGTTCTCTGGATTTCGTCTACGGCTTGCTCAAAGACAAGCCGGAACAAGAGACGAACCTGCTGAGATTGCTGGTAAACAAACTTGGTGATAAGGACCGGAAGATTGCCTCAAGAGTCTCATATCTTTTGCTCCAACTTCAGAACACTCACCCGGGAATGAAGCAGGTCGTCATCAAGGGCATTGAGCAAGAGGTTCTTCTTCGGCCAGGCCAGACCTTCAGAGCAAAGTACCACGCCACGAACACCCTGAATCAGACAATTCTGAGCAACCGTGAAGTGGGCACGGCGGAAGCGCTTCTCCGTATCTACTTTGACATATTTGTCACTCTTCTTAATAGCTCCGCCCTCGGAAAGGCCTCTAATGAAGGCCAGCAGGAACAGGTGGCTTCAGGAAAGGAATCGAGCGTGACGACAGAAACGGCCGATAAGCTGGTCACTGCAGTACTGACAGGCATCAATCGCGCAGTGCCATTTGTAGCTGCGCATGACCCCAT TCTTGAGACTCAGATGGACACACTATTCCGGATTGCGCATTCTACAAATTTCAACACCAGTATTCAAGCACTCATCCTTATCCAGCAAATATCCGTATCAAGACAGTTAGAATCAGATAGGTTCTACAGAACTCTGTACGAATCTTTGCTGGATCCCCGACTCGCCAACTCTTCAAAGCAAGCTTTGTACCTCAACCTGTTGTTGAGGTCTCTGAAGGCCGATGTTGATACGCGCCGGATCAAAGCCTTCGCGAAGAGGATGTTGCAGATTCTCAACATGCACCAGCCTGCTTTTGCCTGCGGCCTGTTGTATGTGGTTTTCCAACTGCGCGTTCAGTTCCCCGACTTGAGGGCACTCCTTGAAGAGCCTGAGGACAATGACGTCGAAGAAACGGCCGGTTCACCAGTGGATCAGGAGCAAACCAAGTCCGTCTCTAGGGGAACATTGTACGACGGTCGCAAGCGGAACCCGGAGCATAGCAACGCGCAAAACAGTTGTCTCTGGGAAATT GTCCCCCCCCTTACTCACTTCCACCCTTCCGTGTCGTTGCTCGCCACCAGCCTGTTTTCAGATGACAAGCAGATGGCCAAACCGGACTTGGAGAGTCACAGCCTGATTCGCTTCCTCGACAAGTTTGTGTACCGCAGTCCCAAGGTAGCAGAGGCTGCCCGAGGAGCATCGATCATGCAGCCGGTGCGCAATCCGGACTCTGGCAGCATCTGGCTTGCCAAGAGGACTGGCTCGGCAGCTGCTGCGCCCATCAACACACCAAACTTCTGGAACAAGAAAATTGAGCAGGTTGCAGCAGAGGATATCTTCTTCCACGAGTACTTCAAGCAGGCGGGCAAGAAGAACGAGGCaggcaagaaggaggccaagcCGTTGGCCTCCGTGCCGGATgagcccgaggacgatgccgaggaggatgagatcTGGAAGGCGCTTACTGCTTCGCATCCCGATGGTCCGATTGACAGCGACGAGTCTGATCTCGACATGGACGGCTTtgacgacagcgacgacgactcaGATGGTGGCGTTGTATTTTCCGATGGCTCCGGTGCCGAGCTGtctgacggcggcgaggtcaaTGAGGACGTTGAGGGATTcgaagatgaggaggacgatgacgacgataGTGACGAGATGGGCCATGGAGGAGAGGCTTCTGAACTTGCTGCGCTTCCTGAGGAAACGAAGGAGGCGAGCGAGAAGAGCAAGCGTGCTGGCCGATCATCAAAGAGGAAACTCAAGGACCTTCCCATGTTCGCCTCTGCGGATGATTACGCAGAGCTGCTGGCCCAGGAAGAGGACATATGA